The genome window GTGACGTGGTCGGTACCGGTTCGTCCCGTAAGTCGGCGACCAACTCGGTACTCTGGTTCTTCGGCGACGACGTGCCTTACGTGCCGAACAAGCGTGCCGGCGGTTTCTGCTTCGGCAGCAAGATCGCTCCCATCTTCTACAACACCATGGAAGATGCTGGCGCTCTGCCAATCGAATTCGACGTGACCAACATGAACATGGGCGACGTGATCGACCTGTACCCGCATGCTGGCAAAGTCTGCAAACACGGCACTGACGAAGTCCTGACCACCTTCGAAATGAAGACTCCGGTGCTGTTGGACGAAGTGCGTGCCGGCGGCCGTATCCCGCTGATCATCGGCCGTGGCCTGACCGAGAAGGCGCGCGCCGAGCTGGGCCTGCCACCTTCGACCCTGTTCAAACTGCCGGAAGCGCCGGCTGAAAGCACCAAGGGCTTCACCCTGGCGCAGAAAATGGTTGGCCGTGCCTGTGGCCTGGCAGAAGGCAAAGGCGTTCGTCCTGGCACCTACTGCGAACCAAAAATGACCACCGTAGGCTCTCAGGACACCACCGGTCCTATGACCCGTGACGAACTGAAAGACCTGGCGTGCCTGGGCTTCTCGACCGATCTGGTCATGCAGTCGTTCTGCCACACCGCGGCCTATCCAAAGCCGATCGACGTGACCACCCACCACACCCTGCCTGACTTCATCATGACCCGTGGCGGTGTATCGCTGCGTCCAGGCGACGGCATCATCCACAGCTGGCTGAACCGCATGCTGCTGCCGGACACCGTCGGCACCGGTGGTGACTCCCACACCCGTTTCCCGATGGGCATCTCGTTCCCGGCCGGTTCCGGTCTGGTCGCCTTCGCTGCAGCCACTGGCGTTATGCCACTGGACATGCCGGAATCGATCCTGGTGCGCTTCAAAGGCAAAATGCAACCTGGCATCACCCTGCGTGACCTGGTTCACGCCATTCCTTACTACGCGATCCAGGCTGGCCTGCTGACCGTAGAGAAGAAAGGCAAGAAGAACGCCTTCTCCGGCCGCATCCTGGAGATCGAAGGCCTGAACGACCTGACGCTGGAACAGGCTTTCGAGCTGTCCGACGCCTCGGCTGAACGTTCGGCTGCCGGTTGCACCATCAAGCTGTCGAAAGATTCCGTCACCGAGTACCTGAACTCCAACATCACCCTGCTGCGCTGGATGATCGGCGAAGGCTACGGCGATGCACGTACCCTGGAACGTCGCGCCCAAGCGATGGAAGCCTGGGTTGCCAACCCGGAGCTGATGGAAGCCGATGCCGACGCGGAATACGCCGAAATCATCGAAATCGACCTGGCCGAAATCAACGAGCCAATCCTCTGCGCGCCAAACGACCCGGACGATGCCCGTCTGTTGTCCAGCGTTGCCGGCGAGAAGATCGACGAAGTGTTCATCGGTTCGTGCATGACCAACATCGGTCACTTCCGCGCTGCCGGTAAGCTGCTGGAACAGGTCAAGGGTCAGCTGCCAACCCGTCTGTGGCTGTCGCCGCCGACCAAGATGGACGCTCACCAACTGACCGAAGAAGGTTACTACGGCATCTACGGCAAGGCTGGCGCGCGCATGGAAATGCCGGGCTGCTCGCTGTGCATGGGTAACCAGGCACGTGTAGAGCCGAACTCGACGGTTGTGTCGACGTCGACGCGTAACTTCCCGAACCGTCTGGGTGATGGCGCGAACGTCTACCTGGCGTCGGCTGAGCTGGCGGCTGTAGCTTCCACGCTGGGTCGCCTGCCGACGGTCGAAGAGTACATGGGCTACGCGGCCAAACTGGACACCATGGCCAGTGACGTTTACCGCTACCTGAACTTCGACCAGATCGCCGAGTTCCGCAAAATCGCAGCAAGCGCCAACATCCCGGTGATTCAAGCCTAAGATGTATTGACGTAAAGGACGCCGCGTATCGCAAGATGCGCGGCGTTTTTTTATGCCTGGGAATTGACACTCAGCGCTAGCTGCACCGCATCGTCAACGCTCAAGCCACTGAGCAAGACCTGTTGCGCCGAGGCTTCAGGCAAGCTCTGCAACACCTCGCGAGCCTCATGCCGCACGCGGGCCAGTACCAGGCGCTTGCCCTCCCCGCGCACTTGCGCGAAAAACGCCGCCAGCGCTTCGATACTGGTGCCATCGAGGTCAGGCGACTCTTCCAGGCTGAGCACCACGGCCTCGACCTGCGATTGACGCATCAGGCGCAACGCCGCGCCGAGGATGCGTTCGGCATTGGCGAAAAACAGGGCTTCGTTGGGCCGCACGATCAACACGCCAGGTACGTCCAACGCATCCGGATGGTGCTGGCGATCGACAAAGTCGTGACTGTCAGCCAAACGCCCCAGCACCTGAATATCCGCCGCTGACATCTGACGCAACATCAACACTACGCTGATCGCCACCGACACCAACAGCCCGTCCAGTACGCCCAGCAACAGCACGGCTGCCACGGCACAGATCACCAGCAAACGGTCACGCCGCCACACAAAGTAACGGCCCAGGGGTTGCAGGCTCAAGCCACGCCCCAGTGCATAGATGACGATGGCAGCGAGCACCGGCTCCGGGGTCAGCGCCACATACGGCAACACCGTCAACACAATTACCAACACCACCAGCGCGGCAACGATACCGGCCAGACGTGAACTGGCACCGGCGGCCTCATTGGCCGACGTCGCCGAATAACCCGCGCCGGCCGGCACGCCGTGGAATAACCCGGAGATCAGGTTGGCTGCACCCAACGCGAGCAGGTCGCGATTGGATGACACCCGGTCGCCGTGTTTAAGCGCGAACGAACTGATCGAGCCGTAGGACTCCGCATACAGGATCATCACTAGGGCAAACGCCAATTCTCCGAGGCGCAACCAGTCCGCGAACGGCAGGACCGGCAAGTGGCCCAATTCCAGCTGCAGGTCGATCAGGCCGATCAGCGCGACACCATGGGCCTGTAGATCCAGGTACTGCCCGGCACCAATACCGAGGACCACCACCAACAGCCCGCCCGGCAGACGCGGTATCCGCGCGCACAGCCACAATACGCCCAATGCAGCCGCAGCCACCCACGCAGCCGGCCAGTTCCAACGGGGTAGTTGCTCCAGCAACTGCGGCAGGAAGCGGATCAGGTTGTTATCGACCAGGTGCACACCCACCACGCTGGCCAACTGTTTGAGGATGATCGTCAGCGCCAGGCCGAACGCAAAGCCGCGCAACACCGGCTTGGCAATAAACGACGTCACACCGCCGAGTTTGAACAACCCGGCCAACAGGAAAAGCCCCCCGGTGATCAACACCAGCCCGAACGCCAGGGACAGCCTCAGCGCCGGGTCATCGCCCGCCAGACTCGCAGTGGCTGCCGCCAACACCGCCGCAGACGATGACGTCGCCGAGACAATTGCAAAGCGACTGGTGCCGAACAGGCCGTAACACACCAGCCCGGCAAACAAGGCAATCACACCGGCCTGCGGCGGCAGTGCGGCAATGCTCGAATACGCCACGGCTTCCGGCAGCAGTAAACCGGCAATGGACAACCCGGCGAGAATGTCTTGGGTACGATTGGGGGATACGACAACAGGCGTTTCGGTTTCAGTTTTCAATCGGCCCAACCCATCCTGGCAAATAACGCGCTTCCTGGCTGCGTGCCAGGAGCATGACCTTGCTTAACACCTTGGCGTTTGGCTGGCTGGCCACGTCGCTGCCAATGCGGCTGCGCAAGAAATCCGCCCACAGAAACTCGCTGAACGGCGTCGCGTCCTTGGCGTAACCGCCAGCCGTGCGCAACATGCCCGCCAGGCTGCGGTAAGGGTCGTCCTGCAAGTCGGTAATCTTGCGCGGAATGGCTTCGTAGGTACGTCGCAGGCCACGCGCATCGTAAGGGTGTACCCACTGATTGAACGCCATGACGTTCCAGAACGTGTTGCGGTCCACAAATGACAGGTCCTTGAGCATCAACAGCGACACACTCTTGACGCCCTCCAACAGCAGCGCCAGCCCGAAATGGTGATGATCGGTGATGTAATAACGCTCGTCCGGGCCGAGCACGCAAGGAAACCAGTGCTTGTCGAGCGCCGCAGTGCGCTCCTTGCGCTTGAGTTTGGTCCAGGCTTCGCGCTTGGTGGTGACCTCAGCCAGACCCACGGTCAATTGGGTGGGGTGCAACTTTTCCAGCTTGCCTGTGACCAGTTGCGGACGGGGCCGGGCCATGGGTGCCTCCAAATAGGGAACCAATAAGCCGACAGCTTAGCCCTCATTGATGGGCGAGTTTTTCCCACGCGAAAAAAAAGCCGATTCACGCTGTGCGCGAATCGGCCCTGGTGGGTGCAGCCTGCCGTCAGGACAGCAGCGAGTAGATCAATGCCGTAATCGCAACCAAGCCCACTGCGGTGACAAACACGTTGGAGGCCTGCCCACGGTACTTGGCCATGGCCGGCACTTTACGGATCGCGTACATCGGCATCAGGAACAGGATCGACGCGATGATCGGGCCGCCCAGTGTTTCGATCATGCCAAGGATGCTCGGGTTAAGCGTGGCGACGATCCAGCACACCACCAGCATGAACGCAGCGGTCATGCGGTCCAGCGCCTTGGCTGCCGGGCGGCGACCGGTTTTAAGCACCAGGCCCTTGAGGCCTTCGCTGGCACCGATGTAGTGGCCCAGGAATGACTTGGCAATCGCCACGAATGCAATCAATGGCGCGGCGAAGGCGATGGTCGGGTTGTCGAAGTGGTTGGCCAGGTACGACAGGATCGACAGGTTCTGCGCTTTCGCTTCGGCCAACTGCGCCGGCGACAGGGTCAGCACGCAGCTGAACACGAAGAACAGCACCATCACCACCATCAACAGGTGCGCACGGGACAGGATCTGCGAACTGCGCTCATCGGCATTGGCGCCGTACTGGCGCTTCTGGTCAACCGCGAACGCCGAGATGATCGGCGAATGGTTGAACGAGAACACCATCACCGGAATCGCCAGCCACAGCGTGTTGAGCAACGCCGACGGCGCCGGCACCTCGCTGGCGGTGCTGAGGATGCCGCCGGTCCAATGCGGGACCAGGTACACCGCCAGGAACAGCAAGGCGACGATAAACGGATAGACCATCAGGCTCATCGCCTTGACGATTACTTGTTCGCCGCAACGCACCACCGCCAACAACCCCAGAATCAGCACAAATGCCAGGATCGCCCGCGGCGGCGGCAGGATGTGCAGTTGGTGTTCCATGAAGCTGCTGACGGTGTTGGTCAGCGCCACGCTGTAGATCAGCAGGATCGGGAAGATGGCAAAGAAGTACAACAAGGTGATCAACGCACCGGCTTTGAGCCCGAAATGCTCTTCAACCACGTCGGTAATGTCGGAACCTTCGCGGCCGGACAGTACGAAACGGGTCAGCCCACGGTGGGCAAAGAAGGTCATCGGAAATGCCAGCAGCGCCAGGATCACCAGTGGCCAGAAGCCCCCCAGGCCCGCGTTGATCGGCAAAAACAAAGTACCGGCGCCGATGGCGGTGCCGAACAGCCCAAGCATCCAGGTGGTGTCCTGGCGGCTCCAGCTTGTGAGGGTTGCAGGTGTCGTTGCATAGCGTTCGTCGACGCTATTGGCCTGATCATTCATCCGGTCGGATCTCCGCATTTTCACGGCCGGGGCGAGTCAGAAAAACCTGACAGGCAGCGCCCCGACCATAACAGGGGCGCGATTGTCCGGGATTCTTGTGAATAAGCAAAGACTTAGCAGAGGAATGGTTAGCCGCGGCAGGCGTGCACGGACAGCATTGGCTGCGGTTTGTGAACACTGAGGAGTCGCGTAAACACGGCACATACACAGCGCGCATCCCTTTAGGAGTTCGAGCTTTTCAAGAAATACCCTACAGCACGACAAGACACTGCCCGCATCTAAATTATATTTTCACTAAAACACCACTTTAACTGTTACAGGAACATTCATAGCCATTGAGCAAACTCAACCCGCCAACCTACTATCCGCCACGCACTTGAGGTAAACACTTATTGAGTTCACTGGGGGTATATATGCGAAGACTCACTGTCGTATTTGCCGGTCTGCTTCTGGCAGGGATATTCAACCCGCCCAATAGTCATGCACAACCAGTAGAGCCTGAACGGGATATCCGCGCACTGGCGTCCTCGCCTCAATGGTTAACCACCAAGGTCTATATCGAGGGGGAACCGGATAAAGACGTCAAGGCAAACTACCCCGGCGTGGTCGGCATATCGATGTGGGACGCTCAACGAAATCGCTATGAGTTCTTTTACACCGAGACCGGTCGATCAAAATACGCGGATGGCGGTGGCGGGTATTTCCTGATCACGGGCGACAGGAAAACCCACATTCTGGTGCCTGACGTGGGACCTGTCAGAACGGTTGTCAGGCGCCTGGAAAAGCTGGACAACAGCGAATTCACCTACTCTCGGGAAGTACCACGCGACAGCGTAGCCAACCAGCCGACGGTTCGCATATATGTGGTGCACGCCCCTTACAAAGGGCCCCTAAAGACAGCCATGTCCAACTAACCAACTTCACGCGCCGCATTGAAATACCGGACTAACTCGTTCTATAAAAACAACAAACAAGGTACCCAACCATGAACATGCACATACCCGGCAAGTCACTGTTATTACCTGCTCTGCTTACGGCCCTCCTGCTTCCAGGCATGGTCATCGCACAAACCGGGACAACTTCCAGCACCAAACACATTGCCGCCACGGCCGACAACGCCGTCATGTTGACCGTCTTCCTTAAACACGACCAGTCACGCCCGTTAAGTGCGTTGAAGACGCAACTGGCCCAGCAGGAATTTCACAAGGTATTCCCGCCCGCCGGCGTGGAAGTCGTCAGTTGGAATATCACCATGGGCATCGGACAGGTCATCGTCCTGCGCCTTCCGGCCTCGCGCTTGGCTGAGGTCAATTTAGCAATCGAAAACACCGCCTGGGGCGTTTACAACACAGAATTTTTCCCCACCTATGATTTCATGCCGATAGCACAGGCAGCGCAACTCAAGGCGCGGCAGGCTGACGCGACGCAATAGGCGTTCTCACGGCTGGACGGCTCTGCCTCGTGCGACAGATGACTTGCTTAACGCCGTAAAAACCCCCATTAGCGTGCCAAAAGACTCGACGCCCCCGTTGACAGTCGCGCGCACACGCCAGCATGATCGGGCCATGAACTTTACTCATCGCCCCCTCACCAGCACCACCACGACCGCTTATGGCGGGTCGTGCGGTTGCTGTGGGTGCGTGAACTAGAGCCCCCCAGAAACAACCCAAGGCCCCGCCAGTAATGGACGGGGCCTTTTTATTGCTCCGCCCGCTGGCCACTGCAAGGAGCAAGACCATGGCAAACGCCCTGCTGATTATCGATATGCAAACCGGTTTATACGATGGGCCGGAGAAACCCTTCGAGCGCGAACGGGTGCTCGACACCATCAACCACCTTATTCATCGCGCCCGCAGCGCCAACGCAGCGATCTTTGTTGCCCGGCACACTGGCCCGGCAGGCTCGCCGATTGAAGCCGGCAGTCCGCTCTGGCAGCTGTGGCACGGCCTGGACGTCGACGAAGCGCGCGACCACCTGTTCAATAAAACCCGGCCCAGTTGCTTCCTGGGGACCGATCTGGCGAATCAGTTGGCCGCCGCGCAGGTCAATGAGCTGGTGATTGTCGGGATGAAGACCCAGTTCTGCATCGACACCACTTGCCGAGTGGCGGCGGAGCTGGGGTTTTCGGTGGTATTGCCGCAGGACGGCCATACTTGCATGGACACGCCGGCGTTGTCGGCCGAGGCGATCATCGCGCATCACAATGCGACCTTGGCCGGGGCATTCGTGAAGCGGGTGACAGCGCAGACTATTGAGTTCCAGTGATACCAAGGCGGGATTTTTTGTGACTGAACAAAACGTTCTGTCTTACAAATCGCGCATACTTATCCTCTCAAACCCTTCAGGAAGAGCCTTCCGATGCCCACCACTGTTCTGGTCCTGGTTGAAACCATAAACGAATACCTGCAAATCATTGAGAGCAACGACTTTCATGTGATTCTGGCGCCGACGCCAGCCGAGCGCGCCCAGGCGATCAAGGCTCATGGTGGGCAGATCAAGGCGGTGCTGACCCGTGGGCCGTTGGGCTTGTATGCCGAGGAAATCGCTGCGCTGCCGCTGCTGGAGATCATCTGCGTGATCGGCGCCGGCTACGAGCATGTGGACCTGCAGGCGGCGAGCAATCGCGGGATTGTTGTGACCAACGGCGCGGGCGTGAACGCACCGTCGGTGGCCGACCACGCCATGGCGTTGCTGCTCTCGCTGGTGCGCGGCATTCCGCAAACGGATGCCGCTGTGCGGCGCAGCGAATGGCCGAAGGTGATGCGCCCTTCCCTGGGCGGCAAACACCTGGGCATTCTCGGCCTTGGCGCGGTGGGCATGGAAATCGCCAAGCGCGCCGCCCTCGGGTTCGGCATGGAGGTGAGTTACCACAACCGCCAGCCCCGCGATGACGTCGACTACACCTATTGCGCAACGGCCGTGGAGCTTGCGCGCACATCGGACTTCCTGATCCTGGCGACACCCGGCGGCGCAAGCACCCGTCACCTGATTGATCGCCACGCCCTGGACGCCCTCGGCCCGCACGGTTACCTGGTGAACATCGGGCGCGGCAGTGTGGTCGTGACCGCAGACCTGGTGGCCGCCCTGGAGCAGCGGCGTATCGGCGGCGCCGCGCTAGACGTGTTTGACGATGAGCCAAAAGTGCCCGACGCCCTCAAACGCCTGAGCAACACCGTGCTCACCTCCCATGTGGCCGGGCTGTCGCCGGAAGCGGCCCATGACACCGTGCAGCGCGTGGCCGACAACCTGGTGGAATACTTCGCGGGCCGCCCCGTGCTGACCCCCGTTACCTTGCCACCACGCAACTAGTAGCGATTAGCCAGCGCCTGCGCAAAACCTGACTACACTGTTGGCGGGGATGCTCAGGACGTCGGTGCATGACCGGCGAAGGAACGCACAATGTTTGGCCATGGACTCGGCCCGGCCCGCCAACGCGGGGCCATCGGTCTGGTGGGCGCAGTGACCCTTGGGATCGCATTGTTGTTTGTGTTGCTGGTGGTCGACAGCGGTCGTTTGTACCTGGAGAAGCGCAAGTTACAACGTGTGGCCGATACCGCGGCACTGGAAGCGGTGAGCCGCGGCGGCACCTGCGCTGCGCCGAATAACAATGCCGCGCAATTTGCCACGCAAAGCGCGGAACGCAACAACTTCAAGGTCGATGCCGATCGCACGCTGGCAATCGCCTGCGGCACCCTGGCCACAGGGGCAGACTTCATGCGCACCTTCAGCGCCGACCCCACCAAGGCCGACGCCATCCGGGTCATCGCCACCCATCGCGTCGCCACCAGCATCGGCGACGCCATCCACACATTATTCTCGGCGCGAACCCTCAGCCAGACCTCGCTTTTGAGCGCCACGGCGGTCGCCGCCGCACCCGCGCCGCCTGTGGCGACGCTGACCGTTCGCAGTACCTTGTTGACGGTGGACAGCACCAAATCGGCGGCACTCAACGGCTTGATCGGCGGCTTGCTGGGGGGCAAATTGCAGATCGATGCAGTGGGCTGGAAAGGCTTGATCAACACCGACATCAGCTTGCTCAGCTATCTGGACGCGTTGGCCATCCGCCTCAACGTCAGCGCCGGCAACTACGACCAGTTGCTCAAGACCGACGCGACCGTCGGCCAGTTGATCCAGGCCGCCATCGATGTGCTCAAGCTGGGCGGTAATGCAGTCCAGGTGGTGATCAATAACCTCGAAGCAATCAAACTGATTGCCCCAGGCACGCAGATCCTGCACCTGGGCGACCTGATCAATATACAAAACGGCACGGACAAGAGCGCCCTGGACGTCAACCTGCAACTGTTCAACCTGATTCAGGGTTTTGTGCAGCTGTCCAACAAAGCCAGCGCGGTGGCCGTCGAGTTGCCGGTGGACGTACTGGGGCTGCTGAATATCACGGTGAAGACACGTGTCATCGAACCCGCGCAAATTTCTGCGAT of Pseudomonas fluorescens contains these proteins:
- a CDS encoding ParB-like protein gives rise to the protein MARPRPQLVTGKLEKLHPTQLTVGLAEVTTKREAWTKLKRKERTAALDKHWFPCVLGPDERYYITDHHHFGLALLLEGVKSVSLLMLKDLSFVDRNTFWNVMAFNQWVHPYDARGLRRTYEAIPRKITDLQDDPYRSLAGMLRTAGGYAKDATPFSEFLWADFLRSRIGSDVASQPNAKVLSKVMLLARSQEARYLPGWVGPIEN
- a CDS encoding 2-hydroxyacid dehydrogenase, with the protein product MPTTVLVLVETINEYLQIIESNDFHVILAPTPAERAQAIKAHGGQIKAVLTRGPLGLYAEEIAALPLLEIICVIGAGYEHVDLQAASNRGIVVTNGAGVNAPSVADHAMALLLSLVRGIPQTDAAVRRSEWPKVMRPSLGGKHLGILGLGAVGMEIAKRAALGFGMEVSYHNRQPRDDVDYTYCATAVELARTSDFLILATPGGASTRHLIDRHALDALGPHGYLVNIGRGSVVVTADLVAALEQRRIGGAALDVFDDEPKVPDALKRLSNTVLTSHVAGLSPEAAHDTVQRVADNLVEYFAGRPVLTPVTLPPRN
- a CDS encoding cysteine hydrolase family protein, with the protein product MANALLIIDMQTGLYDGPEKPFERERVLDTINHLIHRARSANAAIFVARHTGPAGSPIEAGSPLWQLWHGLDVDEARDHLFNKTRPSCFLGTDLANQLAAAQVNELVIVGMKTQFCIDTTCRVAAELGFSVVLPQDGHTCMDTPALSAEAIIAHHNATLAGAFVKRVTAQTIEFQ
- a CDS encoding pilus assembly protein TadG-related protein, which produces MFGHGLGPARQRGAIGLVGAVTLGIALLFVLLVVDSGRLYLEKRKLQRVADTAALEAVSRGGTCAAPNNNAAQFATQSAERNNFKVDADRTLAIACGTLATGADFMRTFSADPTKADAIRVIATHRVATSIGDAIHTLFSARTLSQTSLLSATAVAAAPAPPVATLTVRSTLLTVDSTKSAALNGLIGGLLGGKLQIDAVGWKGLINTDISLLSYLDALAIRLNVSAGNYDQLLKTDATVGQLIQAAIDVLKLGGNAVQVVINNLEAIKLIAPGTQILHLGDLINIQNGTDKSALDVNLQLFNLIQGFVQLSNKASAVAVELPVDVLGLLNITVKTRVIEPAQISAIGNPQLIDTQPIFVRTAQVRTWISLKLPVIDVLNKVIGLVTDVVGLLLGSSLDPVPGTQIDIALEAASGSSYVTGYRCNGPADKSLAVTGSTSAVRLMVGQIDPKNLFSSTETLKVDDFALLDLGVKKCSRGVCEPRQPYAVGGLSLRVDSSVAKTTRDHVYVAPAEVKQPPSYYSFSSTNVIGSLSNTLNGIRLTSHTPTLDGLLGLVLGLVVGILTEVLNLLSGVISSVLSPLLDPLVNSLLAGLGIDLAKVEIGANLSCNPGGRAMLVI
- a CDS encoding DUF4822 domain-containing protein, with product MRRLTVVFAGLLLAGIFNPPNSHAQPVEPERDIRALASSPQWLTTKVYIEGEPDKDVKANYPGVVGISMWDAQRNRYEFFYTETGRSKYADGGGGYFLITGDRKTHILVPDVGPVRTVVRRLEKLDNSEFTYSREVPRDSVANQPTVRIYVVHAPYKGPLKTAMSN
- a CDS encoding SulP family inorganic anion transporter — encoded protein: MKTETETPVVVSPNRTQDILAGLSIAGLLLPEAVAYSSIAALPPQAGVIALFAGLVCYGLFGTSRFAIVSATSSSAAVLAAATASLAGDDPALRLSLAFGLVLITGGLFLLAGLFKLGGVTSFIAKPVLRGFAFGLALTIILKQLASVVGVHLVDNNLIRFLPQLLEQLPRWNWPAAWVAAAALGVLWLCARIPRLPGGLLVVVLGIGAGQYLDLQAHGVALIGLIDLQLELGHLPVLPFADWLRLGELAFALVMILYAESYGSISSFALKHGDRVSSNRDLLALGAANLISGLFHGVPAGAGYSATSANEAAGASSRLAGIVAALVVLVIVLTVLPYVALTPEPVLAAIVIYALGRGLSLQPLGRYFVWRRDRLLVICAVAAVLLLGVLDGLLVSVAISVVLMLRQMSAADIQVLGRLADSHDFVDRQHHPDALDVPGVLIVRPNEALFFANAERILGAALRLMRQSQVEAVVLSLEESPDLDGTSIEALAAFFAQVRGEGKRLVLARVRHEAREVLQSLPEASAQQVLLSGLSVDDAVQLALSVNSQA
- a CDS encoding serine/threonine transporter, producing the protein MNDQANSVDERYATTPATLTSWSRQDTTWMLGLFGTAIGAGTLFLPINAGLGGFWPLVILALLAFPMTFFAHRGLTRFVLSGREGSDITDVVEEHFGLKAGALITLLYFFAIFPILLIYSVALTNTVSSFMEHQLHILPPPRAILAFVLILGLLAVVRCGEQVIVKAMSLMVYPFIVALLFLAVYLVPHWTGGILSTASEVPAPSALLNTLWLAIPVMVFSFNHSPIISAFAVDQKRQYGANADERSSQILSRAHLLMVVMVLFFVFSCVLTLSPAQLAEAKAQNLSILSYLANHFDNPTIAFAAPLIAFVAIAKSFLGHYIGASEGLKGLVLKTGRRPAAKALDRMTAAFMLVVCWIVATLNPSILGMIETLGGPIIASILFLMPMYAIRKVPAMAKYRGQASNVFVTAVGLVAITALIYSLLS
- the acnB gene encoding bifunctional aconitate hydratase 2/2-methylisocitrate dehydratase — its product is MLEAYRKHIEERAALGIVPQPLNAEQTAGLVELLKNPPAGEEEFLVDLITNRIPPGVDEAAYVKAGFLSALAKGEATSPLIDKKRAVELLGTMQGGYNIVTLVELLDDATLAPVAAAQLKHTLLMFDAFHDVAEKAKNGNEHAKAVIQSWADGEWFKNRPTLADKISLRVFKVTGETNTDDLSPAPDAWSRPDIPLHALAMLKMAREGIVPDEQGKTGPMKQIEEMRGQGFPIAYVGDVVGTGSSRKSATNSVLWFFGDDVPYVPNKRAGGFCFGSKIAPIFYNTMEDAGALPIEFDVTNMNMGDVIDLYPHAGKVCKHGTDEVLTTFEMKTPVLLDEVRAGGRIPLIIGRGLTEKARAELGLPPSTLFKLPEAPAESTKGFTLAQKMVGRACGLAEGKGVRPGTYCEPKMTTVGSQDTTGPMTRDELKDLACLGFSTDLVMQSFCHTAAYPKPIDVTTHHTLPDFIMTRGGVSLRPGDGIIHSWLNRMLLPDTVGTGGDSHTRFPMGISFPAGSGLVAFAAATGVMPLDMPESILVRFKGKMQPGITLRDLVHAIPYYAIQAGLLTVEKKGKKNAFSGRILEIEGLNDLTLEQAFELSDASAERSAAGCTIKLSKDSVTEYLNSNITLLRWMIGEGYGDARTLERRAQAMEAWVANPELMEADADAEYAEIIEIDLAEINEPILCAPNDPDDARLLSSVAGEKIDEVFIGSCMTNIGHFRAAGKLLEQVKGQLPTRLWLSPPTKMDAHQLTEEGYYGIYGKAGARMEMPGCSLCMGNQARVEPNSTVVSTSTRNFPNRLGDGANVYLASAELAAVASTLGRLPTVEEYMGYAAKLDTMASDVYRYLNFDQIAEFRKIAASANIPVIQA